Below is a genomic region from Granulicella sp. L56.
GGATGGCTACTGGATTTTTTTCTCTGGCTGCCTGCAGAGCGGCACTCGGAGCGGCCGAGCCTGGAAATTACACCGCGTCTCTGAGGGCGGTCGGCGACTGGTTCTCGGTAAAGGAGCGCTCTATCGCAGTGGGTCTCTACAGCATGGGGGGGACGCTGGGTGCGGCCATCGCTGTTCCGCTTACTGCATCTTTAACAATCCGTTATGGATGGCGAAGTGCGTTCTTCGCGACGGGAGCGATTGGTGCAGCGATTGCCGTGCTATGGATCTTGATCTATCGCGATCCCGAAGATGCCGTTGTGGTTGAGCGCGAACCCGCTACTCCATGGCGCGTGGTGCTGCGCCAACGCTACATCCTGGAGATGCTGGTTACCCGGATGATGACGGACTCGGTTTGGTACTTCTTTTTGTTCTGGGCCTCCAAATATATGCAAGAGAGCTATGGGTTGAGCCTGAAAGCAATTGGAATGACCCTGTGGGTGCTGTATGTTGGGGCCGATATCGGTTCTTTTGCGGGTGGATGGCTTTCCAGTGCAATGGTGCCTCGACGGGGCGCGGTGGGCGCGCGCTTTGCAGTCATGATGCCCGCGGCAGCTTGTATGTTTACCCTTTCCATTGTCCCGTCTCTTCGAGGCCCCCATTGGCCGATTGCGCTGCTGACATTGCTGGCGCTTTGCCATATGGCGTGGATGACGAACGTGACGACATTGACGCTGGACCTGTTCCCGAAGTCGATGGCGCCTACGGTGCAAGGCATGATCGGCGCTGCGAGTGCCATGGGCGGATTGATCTCCGCAGGACTGATTGCCCGGACGATCGGGGCCTATGGATATCGTCCTGCGTTCCTAGTGATGGCACTGATGCATCCGCTTGCCGCAATCATTTTGTACTTCAGGCTGCGGCCCGCAGTGCG
It encodes:
- a CDS encoding MFS transporter, yielding MIIPNSIPVSPATPDPAIAEAESEHTRRPIRWVFAGLLLLASVINYVDRQTLSVLAVTIQREMGLSDVRYGTVIQCFLLTYMVMYVVSGRLVDRFGARRTQSAFLLGWSITNGLTGMATGFFSLAACRAALGAAEPGNYTASLRAVGDWFSVKERSIAVGLYSMGGTLGAAIAVPLTASLTIRYGWRSAFFATGAIGAAIAVLWILIYRDPEDAVVVEREPATPWRVVLRQRYILEMLVTRMMTDSVWYFFLFWASKYMQESYGLSLKAIGMTLWVLYVGADIGSFAGGWLSSAMVPRRGAVGARFAVMMPAAACMFTLSIVPSLRGPHWPIALLTLLALCHMAWMTNVTTLTLDLFPKSMAPTVQGMIGAASAMGGLISAGLIARTIGAYGYRPAFLVMALMHPLAAIILYFRLRPAVRRTNSVLGES